Within the Streptomyces sp. NBC_00554 genome, the region TGGCAAACAGCCACCGTCATATGCCGCATCCTGTAACGCACTTGGACAGGACGGGGCTCCGACAGGGATGACGAAGGTCACGTCACCGAGGTTGCGCGGCGAACACAACCGTGCGCTGTGTCACGTGGGACAGGTCACTCCGGACAGGCCGCACCGAGTAGGGCAATTCGGGCAGTTCGCTGGTCAGGGTGGACACCGGCATCGCCGTGCGAGTCACGGGTCACGCGTCACGCGTCCGGACGCACGACCCCCAGGATCGGCATCGAACCCGCGCCCGCGATCGTCACCGTGCGCCCGGGCCGGGGAGCGTGCACCATGGCGCCGTCGCCTATGTACATCGCGACATGGCTGGCGTCGTCGAAGTAGATGATCAGATCGCCGGGGCGCATGTCCTTGATGTCGATACGGGTGAGCTGCTTCCACTGCTCCTGCGAGGTGCGCGGAATCCCGTCGCCGGCGGACGCCCAGGCCTGGGAGGTCAGCCCCGAGCAGTCGTACGTCTTGGGGCCCTCGGCGCCCCACTCGTACGCCTTGCCGATCTGAGCGGTCGCGTACGCCACGGCCTTCTTGCCCTGTGCGGACGTCTCGCCGCTGCCCAGGGTGACGCCGGAGTTCAGCCAGGTCGTCTGCGCCTGGTACGCGGCCTCCTCCTCCAGCTTCGCCAGCCGCGCCTTCTCGTCCGCCTCCAGCTTCTCCGCGGCCGCGATCTGCTGCTTGACCTTCTTCTTGGCCTCGTCCTTGGCCTCGCGGTTGGACTCCAGCTTCGTCCACTGCGCGGAGGCGTCCTTCGCGTACTGCTCCAAGTCCTGCTGGGTGCGCGTCATCTCGGCGAGCAGGCCCTCGGTCGCGTGCTCGCCCTGGCGCACCCGGCCCGCGCCGTCCAGGAACTCCTGCGGGTCCTCGCTCAGCCACAGCTGCGCCTCGGGCGTCAGCCCGCCACTGCGGTACTGCGCGCGGGCCGCGGCGCCCGCGAGGTCCTTCAAGTCGTCCAGTCTCTCCTGGCCCTCGACGATCTCGCGGGCCAGTCCGACGATCTGGGCGGACTGCTCCTTGACCTTCTCCTCCGCCGCGTTGTACGCGTCCGTCGCCACCGCGGCGGAGTGATAGAGGGTGTCCAGCTTCGTGCGTACGGCTTCAAGCTCCTTGTTGCTCACGGAGGTTGGCGAAGTGGGGGGCAGCGACAGATCCGGACTCGTCGTCCGGGTCGATGTCGGAGTCGGTGTCGGGCTCGCGTACGCCGGGCCGGATGTCGCCAGTACCGCGCAGGCGCATGCGCAGGCCAGCGCCATGGTCACCGTGGTCAGGCTCCGCTTGCCGGATCCCATTTCCCCGCCCCCAAACTGATTGACCGTCAGTAACTTACGGACGCCCCCGGGATCGTGCCATGTCGGCGCGCAACACGACAGAGGCGAGCAAGAACTCCCTTTCCCCCTCCTCGCCCCGGCAAGACGATCTCCCCGTGATCTCCCCGCCTGTGTGACGAACGGCTCACACCCATCGTTCCCCCGCAGGTCACGCCCGGGGAGCCAACGCCTCCCAGCGCAGCGTCACTTCGCCCTGCCGCCAGCGGGATATCCCGTCCGTCACCGGCCAGTCGGCCGTCAGGTCGCGGACCGCCCGGATCCAGCGCTGCCGGGCGCCGTAGGAGGCGTAGGGCGCGGCGGCGGCCCAGGCGCGGTCGAAGTCGCGCAGGAACGCGTGCACGGGC harbors:
- a CDS encoding NlpC/P60 family protein — translated: MGSGKRSLTTVTMALACACACAVLATSGPAYASPTPTPTSTRTTSPDLSLPPTSPTSVSNKELEAVRTKLDTLYHSAAVATDAYNAAEEKVKEQSAQIVGLAREIVEGQERLDDLKDLAGAAARAQYRSGGLTPEAQLWLSEDPQEFLDGAGRVRQGEHATEGLLAEMTRTQQDLEQYAKDASAQWTKLESNREAKDEAKKKVKQQIAAAEKLEADEKARLAKLEEEAAYQAQTTWLNSGVTLGSGETSAQGKKAVAYATAQIGKAYEWGAEGPKTYDCSGLTSQAWASAGDGIPRTSQEQWKQLTRIDIKDMRPGDLIIYFDDASHVAMYIGDGAMVHAPRPGRTVTIAGAGSMPILGVVRPDA